A single region of the Brachypodium distachyon strain Bd21 chromosome 3, Brachypodium_distachyon_v3.0, whole genome shotgun sequence genome encodes:
- the LOC104583639 gene encoding vegetative cell wall protein gp1, which produces MAGSPTSLSPRAPSSLASRAASPASPSTAPDARVARVRLAAACCPWPAPPLPVAACFPSLHAVARASSSPPRMPSLPAPPSAFPSAARPRLPFPVPPDATAHVALAPAPPFPIAWPPARLPCSPAPPPLAPGRAACNRSASPSLASTAPPLPRRLVPLCPWPPLLPAPISSGLLCCRRPSPQAQLLVLGPSPSPVQAKPVAFFLFYFSGIVPLRCGPCLPAACCCRCCVATAPRRDTSLLHMLLPHIVGTVETNIASNPGAGAMNDYDCDD; this is translated from the coding sequence ATGGCCGGCTCCCCTACCTCCCTCTCCCCGCGGGCTCCCTCTTCCCTGgcctcgcgcgccgcctcccctgcTTCGCCCTCCACCGCGCCCGACGCGCGCGTCGCCCGCGttcgcctcgccgccgcctgctgccccTGGCCAGCGCCGCCTCTTCCTGTCGCCGCGTGCTTCCCCTCGCTCCACGCCGTCGCCCgcgcctcctcgtctcccCCGCGCATGCCCTCTCTCCCTGCTCCGCCCTCTGCTTTCCCGAGCGCCGCCCGGCcgcgcctccccttccccgtGCCGCCCGATGCCACCGCACACGTCGCCCTCGCCCCTGCGCCGCCTTTCCCCATCGCctggccgcccgcgcgcctaCCTTGCTCCCCCGCTCCACCTCCCCTTGCTCctggccgcgccgcctgcaaccgctccgcctccccgtCGCTCGCCTCCACCGCGCCTCCCCTTCCACGTCGCCTAGTGCCGCTCTGTCCCTGGCCTCCTCTGCTGCCAGCGCCCATCTCCTCCGGCCTCCTCTGTTGCCGTCGCCCAAGCCCGCAGgcccagctcctcgtccttggCCCATCTCCAAGCCCGGTCCAAGCCAAGCCCGTggccttctttcttttctatttttctggAATTGTGCCCCTTAGGTGTGGGCCCTGCCTGCCAGCCGCTTGCTGTTGCCGCTGCTGTGTTGCCACTGCTCCGCGTCGAGACACCTCGCTGCTGCACATGTTGCTGCCACACATCGTCGGCACCGTGGAGACGAACATCGCCTCGAACCCTGGAGCCGGAGCCATGAACGACTACGACTGTGACGATTGA